One window of Streptomyces sp. FIT100 genomic DNA carries:
- a CDS encoding SRPBCC family protein — protein sequence MAHRLDSVQLDFVETAPLRLVFATEVSAAPAELYRALAEDVEGWPSWFRAIVSARPTAGDAGREVRLRGGIRFEETIMAAEPSTRYAYRVDVTNAPGVRAMVEEWRLTPTDSGRTRVQWTMAVSGTAPFRFALRLGRAGMGQSFRDAVRRLDRRIATAAG from the coding sequence ATGGCTCACCGGCTGGACTCCGTGCAGCTCGACTTCGTCGAGACCGCGCCGCTGCGGCTGGTCTTCGCCACGGAGGTGAGTGCCGCGCCGGCGGAGCTCTACCGTGCGCTCGCCGAGGATGTGGAGGGCTGGCCCTCCTGGTTCAGGGCGATCGTGTCGGCGCGGCCGACCGCTGGGGATGCGGGCCGGGAGGTCCGGCTGCGTGGCGGCATCCGGTTCGAGGAGACGATCATGGCGGCGGAGCCGTCCACCCGGTACGCGTACCGGGTGGACGTGACCAACGCTCCCGGGGTGCGCGCCATGGTGGAGGAGTGGCGGCTCACGCCCACCGACTCCGGGAGGACTCGGGTGCAGTGGACCATGGCGGTGTCCGGCACGGCGCCGTTCCGGTTCGCGCTGCGGCTGGGCCGGGCGGGTATGGGGCAGTCCTTCCGCGACGCCGTGCGCAGGCTCGACCGCCGGATCGCCACCGCGGCCGGGTGA
- a CDS encoding PLP-dependent cysteine synthase family protein, with product MSTYEATATTDVDRSDPEYRAWLNEAVRKVQADANRSADTHLLRFPLPEQWGIDLYLKDESTHPTGSLKHRLARSLFLYGLCNGWIRPGKPVIEASSGSTAVSEAYFAKLIGVPFIAVMPRTTSAEKCRLIEFHGGRCHFVDDPMRVYDESAELAAETGGHYMDQFTYAERATDWRGNNNIAESIYQQLKLERYPEPTWIVATAGTGGTSATIARYVHYMQYDTRICVPDPENSCFFEGWTRHDPLATADCGSRIEGIGRPRMEPSFVPGAIDRMMKVPDAATVAAVRALEQAIGRKAGGSTGTGLWSALKIVAEMVAEGTTGSVVTLICDPGDRYLDKYYSDDWLAGQGLDIAPYAATIDQFLDSGVWPG from the coding sequence ATGAGCACGTACGAAGCGACGGCCACGACCGATGTGGACCGGAGCGATCCGGAGTACCGGGCATGGCTGAATGAGGCCGTGCGCAAGGTGCAGGCCGACGCGAACCGCTCGGCCGACACCCATCTGCTGCGTTTCCCGCTGCCCGAGCAGTGGGGGATCGACCTCTACCTCAAGGACGAGTCCACCCATCCCACCGGCAGCCTCAAGCACCGGCTGGCCCGTTCGCTGTTCCTGTACGGCCTCTGCAACGGCTGGATCCGGCCCGGCAAGCCTGTCATCGAGGCGTCCAGCGGCTCGACGGCCGTGTCGGAGGCGTACTTCGCCAAGCTCATCGGTGTGCCGTTCATCGCCGTCATGCCGCGCACCACCAGCGCCGAGAAGTGCCGGCTCATCGAATTCCACGGTGGACGGTGCCACTTCGTGGACGACCCCATGCGGGTGTACGACGAGTCCGCCGAGCTCGCAGCGGAAACGGGCGGGCACTACATGGACCAGTTCACCTACGCCGAGCGGGCCACCGACTGGCGCGGGAACAACAACATCGCCGAATCCATCTACCAGCAGCTGAAGTTGGAGCGCTATCCGGAGCCCACGTGGATCGTGGCCACGGCCGGGACGGGCGGCACGTCGGCGACGATCGCGCGGTACGTCCACTACATGCAGTACGACACCAGGATCTGTGTGCCCGACCCGGAGAACTCCTGTTTCTTCGAGGGCTGGACCCGCCACGACCCGCTGGCCACGGCCGACTGCGGCTCGCGGATCGAGGGCATCGGACGCCCGCGGATGGAGCCGAGCTTCGTGCCCGGGGCGATCGACCGGATGATGAAGGTGCCGGACGCCGCGACCGTCGCCGCCGTGCGCGCCCTGGAGCAGGCCATCGGGCGCAAGGCGGGCGGGTCCACCGGAACGGGGCTGTGGAGCGCGCTGAAGATCGTTGCGGAGATGGTGGCGGAGGGCACCACCGGCAGCGTGGTCACGCTGATCTGCGACCCCGGCGACCGCTACCTCGACAAGTACTACTCCGACGACTGGCTGGCCGGACAAGGGCTGGACATCGCTCCGTACGCGGCGACGATCGACCAGTTCCTCGACAGCGGCGTCTGGCCGGGCTGA
- a CDS encoding ATP-binding protein: MISEASRHCRVELQALPSRIGQVRRIISALLRYWHLDPLIDHAALGVTELLTNVHRHAEPDKLCSVEIELLLDRLTVSVHDHDPRLPSVADAGPLETTGRGLALIAAVSESWGVLPKGEDGKVVWFTLPASVPVAAGPKCAADLVYGAAPGSPFPAVETLVEAGRAREPRTSAVAAGSAMTRSPVPG, from the coding sequence GTGATCAGCGAGGCAAGCAGGCATTGCAGGGTGGAGCTCCAGGCTCTGCCCTCGCGGATCGGTCAGGTCCGCAGAATCATCTCGGCGCTTCTGCGCTACTGGCATCTCGATCCCTTGATCGACCACGCGGCCCTCGGCGTCACGGAGCTGCTGACCAATGTCCATCGGCACGCCGAGCCGGACAAACTCTGCTCGGTCGAGATTGAGCTGCTCCTCGACCGGCTGACGGTATCGGTGCACGACCACGATCCCCGGCTGCCCAGCGTCGCCGACGCCGGGCCGCTGGAGACCACGGGGCGCGGACTGGCGCTGATAGCAGCGGTGAGCGAGAGCTGGGGCGTGCTGCCCAAGGGCGAGGACGGCAAGGTCGTCTGGTTCACGCTCCCGGCCTCGGTACCGGTGGCGGCCGGGCCCAAGTGCGCGGCCGACCTGGTCTACGGTGCGGCGCCCGGCTCCCCCTTCCCCGCCGTGGAGACCCTTGTGGAGGCCGGGCGGGCACGTGAGCCGCGCACATCCGCCGTGGCCGCCGGCTCGGCCATGACCCGGTCACCCGTTCCGGGCTGA
- a CDS encoding SHOCT domain-containing protein, giving the protein MNTLAYDGPGPWILFFPLIWAAVIFAGVTLLCRTVRGGRGGRGGPWRAHAVPDGRSPIVVLGRRFAAGEIDEDEYWRRLSVLDEQFGAHSKHGAA; this is encoded by the coding sequence ATGAACACGCTGGCCTACGACGGGCCCGGCCCGTGGATCCTGTTCTTCCCGCTGATCTGGGCGGCCGTCATCTTCGCGGGCGTCACGCTGCTGTGCCGCACCGTCCGGGGCGGCCGGGGTGGCCGGGGTGGACCGTGGCGCGCGCACGCGGTGCCCGACGGCCGGTCACCGATCGTCGTTCTGGGGCGCCGGTTCGCCGCAGGGGAGATCGACGAGGACGAGTACTGGCGCCGGCTGTCCGTCCTCGACGAGCAGTTCGGCGCGCACTCCAAGCACGGTGCCGCGTAA
- a CDS encoding cyclopropane-fatty-acyl-phospholipid synthase family protein: MSDTGTPPRLTRLTFHGPLSEARAAQLVTRLVRNSPASVLDIGCGWGELMLRVLEAAPDAKGIGIDLNADDLARGRRTAGERGLDGRAEFVEESATGTTRGPADVVLCVGSGQALLDSESGSEPAGAGASLSATVDALRALRTLVAPGGRALFGEGFWQRTPAADELAAMWPGARVDDHLPLAAITEAATAAGFRVEWIETATEEEWEHFESGYLADVEEWLAANAGHPLAAETRNRVDRHRASWLRGYRGVLGLVYLTLVPVA, translated from the coding sequence ATGTCCGACACCGGTACTCCGCCCCGCCTCACCCGGCTCACCTTCCACGGACCGCTCTCCGAGGCACGCGCCGCACAGCTGGTCACACGGCTCGTACGCAACAGCCCTGCGTCCGTCCTGGACATCGGCTGCGGATGGGGCGAGCTGATGCTGCGGGTGCTGGAAGCGGCGCCGGACGCGAAGGGGATCGGCATCGACCTCAACGCCGACGATCTCGCGCGCGGGCGGCGCACCGCGGGGGAGCGCGGCCTCGACGGACGAGCGGAGTTCGTCGAGGAATCCGCCACCGGTACGACCCGCGGGCCGGCCGACGTCGTGCTGTGCGTCGGGTCCGGGCAGGCGCTGCTCGACAGCGAGTCCGGCAGTGAACCCGCCGGTGCCGGCGCGTCGTTGTCCGCAACCGTCGACGCGCTCCGGGCACTGCGCACCCTGGTCGCCCCCGGTGGGCGGGCGCTCTTCGGCGAGGGCTTCTGGCAGCGCACCCCGGCCGCGGACGAGCTGGCCGCGATGTGGCCGGGAGCGCGGGTCGACGACCACCTGCCCCTCGCCGCGATCACGGAGGCCGCCACGGCGGCCGGATTCCGCGTCGAGTGGATCGAGACGGCGACCGAGGAGGAGTGGGAGCACTTCGAATCCGGCTACCTCGCCGACGTGGAGGAGTGGCTCGCCGCCAACGCCGGGCACCCGCTGGCCGCCGAGACCCGGAACCGCGTGGACCGCCATCGGGCGAGCTGGCTCCGCGGCTATCGCGGCGTGCTCGGCCTCGTCTACCTGACGCTGGTCCCGGTCGCCTGA
- a CDS encoding ROK family protein — MNGKVTPARTRLERGRSALGPALELVHTGRAPTRAVLTAELGVTRATAGAVAAELEALGLIRVDSRPGAAAGSQGRPSHRLSIDDTGPVALAAQVHADGFRAALVGLGGGIVATAPGCVAVSADPAQVLGEVVDAGAALLRETGRRCVGAGLAVPSAVAEPEGTALNPLHLAWPAGAPVRDIFAERVRAAGITGPAFTGNDVNLAALAEHRHGAGRGAQHLLCVATGHRGVGGALVLDGRLHTGSSGLALEVGHLTVNPEGRPCHCGSRGCLDVEADPLAFLTAARREPGPEVSLLQQSQELLRTEYADPTVRAAAEELIDRLGLGLAGLVNILNPDRIILGGLHRDLLDADPERLRAVVADRSLWGRSGGVPILPCTLDHNSLVGAAELAWQPVLDDPLTVLPARVS; from the coding sequence ATGAACGGCAAGGTGACGCCCGCCCGCACACGACTGGAGAGAGGCCGCAGCGCGCTCGGCCCCGCGCTGGAACTGGTGCACACGGGCCGGGCGCCCACCCGGGCCGTCCTCACCGCCGAGCTCGGCGTCACCCGTGCCACCGCCGGAGCCGTCGCCGCCGAACTCGAAGCCCTCGGGCTGATCCGCGTCGACTCGCGGCCCGGTGCCGCCGCCGGCTCGCAGGGCCGCCCCTCGCACCGGCTGTCCATCGACGACACGGGCCCCGTCGCGCTCGCCGCGCAGGTGCACGCCGACGGCTTCCGGGCCGCGCTCGTCGGGCTCGGCGGGGGCATCGTCGCGACCGCCCCCGGCTGCGTCGCGGTCTCCGCCGACCCGGCGCAGGTGCTCGGCGAGGTCGTCGACGCGGGTGCGGCGCTGCTGCGCGAGACCGGCAGGCGATGCGTGGGCGCAGGGCTCGCCGTCCCCTCCGCCGTGGCCGAGCCCGAGGGCACCGCACTCAACCCGCTCCACCTCGCCTGGCCGGCCGGGGCCCCGGTCCGCGACATCTTCGCCGAGCGCGTCCGCGCGGCCGGCATCACGGGACCGGCGTTCACGGGCAACGACGTCAACCTCGCCGCCCTCGCCGAACACCGCCACGGCGCCGGCCGCGGCGCCCAGCACCTGCTCTGCGTCGCCACCGGGCACCGCGGCGTCGGCGGCGCCCTCGTCCTCGACGGCCGCCTCCACACGGGAAGTTCCGGCCTCGCCCTGGAGGTCGGCCACCTCACCGTCAACCCCGAGGGCCGCCCCTGCCACTGCGGCAGCCGCGGCTGCCTCGACGTCGAGGCCGATCCGCTGGCCTTCCTCACCGCCGCGCGCCGTGAGCCCGGCCCCGAGGTGTCCCTGCTCCAGCAGTCGCAGGAACTGCTCCGCACGGAGTACGCCGACCCGACGGTGCGCGCCGCGGCCGAGGAGCTCATCGACCGGCTCGGCCTCGGTCTCGCCGGCCTCGTGAACATCCTCAACCCCGACCGCATCATCCTCGGCGGCCTGCACCGGGACCTCCTCGACGCCGACCCCGAGCGGCTGCGCGCGGTCGTCGCCGACCGCAGCCTCTGGGGCCGCAGCGGCGGCGTCCCCATCCTCCCCTGCACGCTCGACCACAACAGCCTGGTGGGCGCGGCGGAGCTGGCCTGGCAGCCGGTCCTCGACGACCCGCTGACCGTGCTGCCCGCGCGCGTCTCCTGA
- a CDS encoding MFS transporter, producing MPLLNKPTTATSGAPGGDPAPRSLTRLRTALTVFFALDGFLFAGWVVRIPAIKQQTGASASDLGLALLGVSAGAVVTMTLTGRLCRRFGSHPVTVAAGALMSLGIALPAQAHSAFSLGLVLLVFGIAYGGINVAMNSAAVDLVAALRRPVMPGFHAAFSLGGMIGAGLGGLVAAGLSPAVHLLALTAVGLLVTAAAGPTLLRHPAPVPASAPVPPPARVSAQAGPVARPSGRTRRLVVLFGVIALCTAYGEGALADWGALHLEQDLDAHPGIAAAGYSLFALAMTAGRLTGTALLERLGQTRTLVLGGATAAVGMLLGALAPTVWLALLGFAVTGLGLANIFPVAVGRAGALAGPAGVATASTLGYGGMLLGPPAIGFLADWFSLPAALTTVAALAGAAALIGYAARKSAS from the coding sequence GTGCCGCTACTGAACAAACCAACGACGGCCACCTCCGGTGCACCCGGCGGCGACCCCGCCCCGCGCTCCCTGACCCGCCTGCGCACCGCGCTCACCGTCTTCTTCGCACTCGACGGCTTCCTCTTCGCCGGCTGGGTGGTCCGTATCCCCGCCATCAAGCAGCAGACGGGCGCCTCGGCGAGCGACTTGGGGCTGGCGCTGCTCGGGGTGTCCGCGGGGGCGGTCGTGACGATGACCCTGACCGGGCGGCTGTGCCGGAGGTTCGGCAGCCATCCCGTGACCGTCGCGGCGGGGGCGCTGATGTCGCTGGGCATCGCGTTGCCCGCGCAGGCCCATTCGGCGTTCTCGCTGGGGCTGGTCCTGCTCGTGTTCGGCATCGCGTACGGCGGCATCAACGTGGCGATGAACAGCGCCGCCGTGGACCTGGTGGCGGCTCTGCGGCGGCCCGTCATGCCCGGTTTCCACGCCGCGTTCAGCCTCGGCGGCATGATCGGCGCGGGGCTCGGCGGACTGGTTGCCGCAGGCCTCTCCCCCGCCGTCCATCTGCTCGCCCTGACGGCGGTGGGGCTGCTGGTCACGGCCGCGGCAGGGCCGACGCTGCTGCGCCACCCCGCACCCGTCCCCGCTTCCGCACCCGTGCCCCCGCCCGCGCGCGTCTCCGCGCAAGCCGGGCCCGTCGCCCGGCCGAGCGGTCGCACCCGCCGCCTGGTCGTGCTCTTCGGCGTGATCGCGTTGTGTACGGCATACGGAGAGGGGGCGCTCGCCGACTGGGGAGCGCTGCACCTGGAGCAGGACCTGGACGCACACCCGGGCATCGCGGCTGCCGGGTACTCCCTCTTCGCCCTCGCTATGACCGCGGGCCGGCTCACGGGCACGGCCCTGCTGGAGCGGCTGGGCCAGACGCGCACCCTGGTCCTGGGCGGAGCGACCGCCGCCGTCGGCATGCTGCTCGGCGCGCTGGCGCCGACGGTGTGGCTCGCGCTGCTCGGCTTCGCCGTGACCGGCCTCGGCCTGGCGAACATCTTCCCGGTGGCGGTGGGCCGCGCGGGCGCACTGGCCGGGCCCGCCGGTGTGGCGACGGCGTCCACGCTCGGCTACGGCGGCATGCTGCTGGGCCCGCCCGCGATCGGCTTCCTCGCCGACTGGTTCTCGCTCCCGGCGGCGCTGACGACGGTGGCGGCGCTCGCGGGCGCGGCGGCGCTGATCGGGTACGCGGCACGGAAGTCGGCGTCCTGA
- a CDS encoding DUF6332 family protein — translation MRVVSVLWRFSRAPGRPGRGSGPVEPGGPGKPGQPSQPGRTRPDS, via the coding sequence GTGCGGGTGGTGAGCGTGCTGTGGCGGTTCTCGCGGGCGCCGGGGCGACCAGGTCGAGGGAGTGGGCCTGTTGAGCCGGGTGGGCCGGGGAAACCGGGTCAGCCGAGCCAGCCGGGGCGGACCAGGCCGGACTCGTAG
- a CDS encoding response regulator transcription factor, which yields MIRVLLADDQALVRAGFRALLDAQPDIDVAGEAADGEEALRRVAELRPDVVLMDIRMPLLDGLAATRRITGDASLDGVKVVMLTTFELDEYVFEAIRAGASGFLVKDTEPDELLRAVRAVVDGDALLSPGVTRRLIAEFAARSKAPADDERLAGLTEREREVMALVGIGLSNEEIARRLVVSPLTAKTHVSRTMVKLGARDRAQLVVLAYESGLVRPGWLG from the coding sequence GTGATCCGCGTACTGCTCGCCGACGACCAGGCCCTGGTGCGGGCGGGCTTCCGGGCGCTGCTCGACGCCCAGCCGGACATCGACGTGGCAGGAGAGGCCGCGGACGGCGAGGAGGCGCTGCGCCGGGTCGCCGAACTCAGGCCCGATGTCGTCCTGATGGACATCCGCATGCCGCTGCTCGACGGGCTCGCCGCCACCCGCCGCATCACCGGGGACGCGTCCCTCGACGGCGTCAAGGTCGTCATGCTCACCACCTTCGAGCTGGACGAGTACGTCTTCGAGGCGATCCGCGCCGGGGCCTCGGGGTTCCTCGTGAAGGACACCGAGCCGGACGAACTGCTGCGCGCGGTACGGGCGGTGGTGGACGGCGACGCGCTCCTGTCGCCGGGGGTGACCCGTCGGCTCATCGCCGAGTTCGCCGCGCGGTCGAAGGCGCCCGCCGACGACGAGCGGCTCGCCGGTCTCACCGAGCGGGAGCGGGAGGTGATGGCGCTCGTCGGGATCGGACTCTCCAACGAGGAGATCGCCCGCCGCCTCGTGGTCAGCCCGCTCACCGCGAAGACGCATGTCAGCCGCACCATGGTCAAGCTGGGCGCCCGCGACCGGGCCCAACTGGTGGTCCTGGCCTACGAGTCCGGCCTGGTCCGCCCCGGCTGGCTCGGCTGA
- a CDS encoding sensor histidine kinase — MDEQHTRRDHGSPPWTPGGPPRTPGGPPWAAHGGPPWAHGGPPSAHGGPPWWRHGPVRWNGTGVPWRSTLVVAVFVMVGTTFAARNQPDREPLDTFARVLLLVGAVLLLARHKYPAATVFAVAGTTLVYLGAGYPYGPAFVPVALAVFSAVAAGHRYAAWGAVGMLWAGHLLIGHWLYRYLPPAGDAAVPWGQELVGAAWVLAIVAAAELTRVRREQWARDRAERAAAEKRRADEERLRIARELHDVLAHSISVINVQAGVGLALLDSDPEQARTALTTIKAASKEALGEVRQVLDTLRAPGEAPRAPAPGLDRLPELVEQAARTGLTVQVATEGTEAPLPPGADLAAFRIVQEALTNVVRHSGSRTARVRIAYAPGRLRLRIDDDGPATGTDQGGSGNGLAGMRERAAALGGTIEAGTRPDGGFRVDADLPVVPSTLKETP, encoded by the coding sequence ATGGACGAGCAGCACACCCGCCGTGACCACGGCTCTCCGCCCTGGACGCCTGGCGGACCGCCCCGGACGCCTGGCGGTCCGCCGTGGGCGGCGCACGGCGGGCCACCGTGGGCGCATGGCGGGCCACCGTCGGCGCACGGCGGCCCACCGTGGTGGCGTCACGGGCCGGTACGGTGGAACGGGACCGGGGTGCCCTGGCGGTCCACGCTGGTCGTCGCCGTGTTCGTGATGGTCGGGACCACCTTCGCGGCCAGGAACCAGCCCGACCGCGAGCCCCTCGACACCTTCGCCCGCGTCCTGCTGCTCGTCGGCGCCGTCCTGCTGCTGGCCCGCCACAAGTACCCGGCCGCCACGGTCTTCGCGGTGGCGGGGACCACGCTGGTCTACCTCGGCGCGGGCTATCCCTACGGCCCGGCCTTCGTCCCCGTCGCCCTAGCCGTCTTCTCGGCCGTCGCGGCGGGGCACCGGTACGCGGCCTGGGGCGCCGTCGGCATGCTCTGGGCCGGCCATCTCCTCATCGGCCACTGGCTCTACCGGTATCTGCCGCCGGCCGGCGACGCGGCCGTGCCGTGGGGCCAGGAACTGGTGGGCGCCGCCTGGGTCCTCGCCATCGTCGCGGCCGCCGAACTGACCCGCGTACGCAGGGAGCAGTGGGCCCGCGACCGCGCCGAACGGGCCGCCGCCGAGAAGCGCCGCGCCGACGAGGAACGGCTGCGCATCGCCCGCGAACTCCACGACGTGCTCGCCCACTCCATCTCCGTCATCAACGTGCAGGCCGGAGTCGGCCTCGCCCTGCTGGACTCCGACCCCGAGCAGGCCCGCACGGCACTGACCACCATCAAAGCGGCCAGCAAGGAGGCCCTCGGCGAGGTGCGCCAGGTGCTGGACACGCTCCGCGCCCCCGGCGAGGCGCCGCGGGCGCCGGCACCCGGACTCGACCGGCTCCCCGAACTCGTCGAACAGGCAGCGAGGACCGGACTCACCGTGCAGGTCGCCACCGAGGGAACCGAGGCGCCGCTGCCGCCCGGCGCGGACCTCGCCGCGTTCCGCATCGTGCAGGAGGCGCTCACCAACGTCGTGCGCCACTCCGGTTCGCGGACGGCGAGGGTCCGGATCGCCTACGCACCCGGCCGGCTCCGCCTCCGGATCGACGACGACGGGCCCGCCACCGGCACCGACCAGGGCGGCAGCGGAAACGGACTCGCAGGGATGCGGGAGCGCGCCGCCGCACTGGGTGGCACGATCGAGGCGGGCACCCGCCCGGACGGCGGCTTCCGCGTCGACGCCGACCTGCCGGTCGTGCCGAGCACGCTGAAGGAGACACCGTGA
- a CDS encoding TetR/AcrR family transcriptional regulator translates to MTGTNRGSAMRGARERARSEITAAIKDEARRQLAAEGAAKLSLRAVARELGMVSSALYRYFPSRDELLTALIVDAYDAVGPAAERALAEAAPGLTPVARWTAVCTAVRAWALVHPHEYALIYGSPVPGYAAPQTTIAPASRVGQTLIAIARDAHRGPGVAPPPLPPELREEADRMAADLAPDLPPALVVALVAAWSQLFGMISFELFGQFHRVVEERDAFFAHAAGRLARDAGLVLHRE, encoded by the coding sequence ATGACCGGCACGAACAGGGGCAGCGCCATGCGCGGAGCCAGGGAACGGGCCCGCAGCGAGATCACCGCGGCCATCAAGGACGAGGCCCGCAGACAGCTTGCCGCCGAGGGCGCCGCCAAGCTCTCCCTGCGCGCCGTCGCCCGCGAGCTGGGCATGGTCTCCTCGGCGCTCTACCGCTACTTCCCGAGCCGCGACGAGCTGCTCACCGCGCTCATCGTCGACGCGTACGACGCCGTCGGCCCCGCCGCCGAACGCGCACTCGCCGAGGCCGCGCCCGGCCTCACCCCCGTAGCCCGCTGGACCGCGGTCTGCACCGCCGTGCGCGCCTGGGCGCTGGTTCACCCCCATGAGTACGCCCTCATCTACGGCTCTCCCGTCCCCGGCTACGCCGCCCCGCAGACCACCATCGCGCCGGCCTCCCGTGTCGGCCAGACCCTCATCGCCATCGCCCGCGACGCACACCGGGGCCCCGGCGTCGCCCCGCCCCCGCTCCCTCCCGAACTGCGGGAGGAGGCCGACCGGATGGCCGCCGACCTCGCCCCCGATCTTCCCCCCGCCCTTGTCGTCGCTCTGGTGGCGGCCTGGTCCCAGCTGTTCGGGATGATCTCGTTCGAGCTCTTCGGCCAGTTCCACCGGGTCGTGGAGGAGCGGGACGCCTTCTTCGCACACGCCGCCGGGCGACTCGCCCGCGACGCCGGACTCGTACTGCACAGGGAGTAG
- a CDS encoding nitroreductase family deazaflavin-dependent oxidoreductase produces the protein MSSSRHYIKVSPNDLRLNRFVGWLARRGISLVGSAELSVRGRKSGAMQRIPVNPYTQDGVQYLVSARGHSQWVRNMRAAGGGELRVGRTVRTFTAEEIPDAEKTPVLRGYLKRWGWEVDRFFQGVTAKSSDTEILAAAPDHPVFRITVTK, from the coding sequence ATGTCGTCGTCGCGCCACTACATCAAGGTCAGCCCGAACGACCTCCGCCTGAACCGCTTCGTCGGCTGGCTCGCCCGCCGCGGCATCAGCCTCGTCGGCTCCGCCGAGCTCTCCGTGCGCGGCCGCAAGAGCGGCGCGATGCAGCGCATCCCCGTCAACCCCTACACCCAGGACGGCGTGCAGTACCTGGTCTCGGCCCGCGGCCACTCCCAGTGGGTGCGCAACATGCGGGCCGCGGGCGGGGGCGAGTTGCGCGTGGGCCGCACGGTGCGCACCTTCACCGCCGAGGAGATCCCGGACGCGGAGAAGACCCCCGTCCTGCGCGGCTATCTGAAGCGCTGGGGCTGGGAGGTCGACCGGTTCTTCCAGGGCGTCACCGCCAAGTCCTCCGACACGGAGATCCTGGCGGCGGCCCCCGACCACCCGGTCTTCCGGATCACCGTCACGAAGTGA
- a CDS encoding geranylgeranyl reductase family protein codes for MVGAGPAGASAAYAAAVAGRRVLLLEKAELPRYKTCGGGIIGPSRDCLPPGFELPLRDRVYAVTFSLNGRLARTRRSRRMLFGLVNRPEFDAGLVEQAQKAGAVLRTGATVSRVEQHGPAVPDRRTVAVVLADGETVLARAVVGADGSASRIGAHVGVKLDQVDLGLEAEIPVPATVAEDWAGRVLIDWGPMPGSYGWVFPKGDVLTVGVISARGEGGATKRYLEDFIARLGLAGFEPAVSSGHLTRCRSDDSPLSRGRVLVCGDAAGLLEPWTREGISYALRSGRLAGEWAVRIAEANDGVDARRQALNYAFAVKAGLGVEMGVGRRLLTVFERRPGLFHATITGFRPAWKAFADITRGATSLAGIVRSRPMARRALEALDRVRPMGASGGGERSGAEESETDGAAVTS; via the coding sequence GTGGTCGGCGCAGGACCGGCGGGAGCGTCGGCGGCCTACGCCGCCGCGGTCGCCGGACGCCGCGTGCTCCTGCTGGAGAAGGCCGAGCTGCCCCGCTACAAGACCTGCGGCGGAGGGATCATCGGGCCGTCGCGGGACTGCCTGCCGCCCGGCTTCGAGCTGCCGCTCCGGGACCGGGTGTACGCCGTCACGTTCTCGCTGAACGGCAGGCTGGCCCGTACCCGGCGCTCGCGCAGGATGCTCTTCGGGCTGGTCAACCGGCCCGAGTTCGACGCGGGGCTGGTGGAGCAGGCGCAGAAGGCGGGCGCCGTGCTGCGCACCGGCGCGACCGTCTCCCGCGTCGAGCAGCACGGACCGGCGGTGCCGGACCGCCGCACGGTCGCGGTCGTCCTCGCGGACGGCGAGACGGTCCTGGCCCGCGCCGTGGTCGGTGCCGACGGCAGCGCCAGCCGCATAGGAGCGCATGTCGGCGTCAAGCTCGACCAGGTCGATCTCGGCCTGGAGGCCGAGATCCCCGTCCCGGCGACGGTCGCCGAGGACTGGGCGGGCCGGGTGCTCATCGACTGGGGCCCGATGCCCGGGAGTTACGGCTGGGTCTTCCCCAAGGGCGACGTCCTGACCGTCGGCGTGATCTCGGCGCGCGGCGAGGGTGGCGCGACCAAGCGCTATCTGGAGGACTTCATCGCCCGGCTGGGACTCGCAGGTTTCGAGCCGGCCGTCTCGTCGGGACACCTGACCCGCTGCCGCAGCGACGACTCCCCGCTGTCGCGCGGGCGGGTGCTGGTGTGCGGGGACGCGGCCGGGCTGCTGGAGCCGTGGACGCGCGAGGGCATCTCGTACGCGCTGCGCTCCGGGCGTCTCGCGGGGGAGTGGGCGGTACGGATCGCGGAGGCGAACGACGGTGTGGACGCCCGCCGTCAGGCGCTGAACTACGCCTTCGCCGTCAAGGCGGGACTGGGCGTCGAGATGGGCGTCGGGCGCCGGCTCCTGACGGTCTTCGAGCGGCGCCCGGGACTCTTCCACGCCACGATCACCGGCTTCCGGCCCGCGTGGAAGGCGTTCGCGGACATCACCCGGGGAGCGACCTCGCTGGCGGGCATCGTGCGCTCGCGGCCGATGGCGCGGCGGGCTCTTGAGGCGCTGGACCGGGTGCGGCCGATGGGCGCCTCCGGCGGCGGCGAGCGCAGTGGGGCGGAGGAGTCGGAGACCGACGGGGCCGCCGTCACTTCGTGA